From a region of the Candidatus Methylomirabilota bacterium genome:
- the ahcY gene encoding adenosylhomocysteinase — protein MAHDVKDLSLAAAGRLRIEWAEQSMPVLRQIRERFTREQPLKGMRLGACLHVTTETAVLMLTLKAGGAQLALCASNPLSTQDETAAALVDAYEIPVYAHKGEDNQRYYRHIEAVLATRPQLTMDDGADLISQLHGARKDLLGDVLGGTEETTTGVLRLRAMERDRVLAFPVIAVNDADTKHLFDNRYGTGQSTIDGILRATNLLLAGRTLVVAGYGMCGRGVAARAKGMGAHVVVTEVEPLRALEAVMDGFPVMPMTRAAEVGDVFVTVTGNTTVMSSDHFGRLKDGAILANAGHFNVEIDLATLAAMARGTRTVRPFVDEYTLQNGRRIYVLGEGRLINLAAAEGHPAAVMDMSFANQALSAEYMVKRGRTLEKRVHGVPREIDLEIARLKLAALGVEIDELTGAQRDYLTSWTHGT, from the coding sequence ATCGCCCACGATGTGAAGGATCTCTCGCTCGCGGCGGCCGGACGCCTCCGGATCGAGTGGGCCGAGCAGTCCATGCCCGTGCTCCGGCAGATCCGCGAGCGCTTCACGCGCGAGCAGCCGCTCAAGGGGATGCGCCTCGGCGCGTGCCTGCACGTGACGACCGAGACGGCGGTGCTGATGCTCACGCTGAAGGCCGGCGGCGCCCAGCTGGCGCTCTGCGCCTCGAACCCGCTCTCGACGCAGGACGAGACGGCGGCGGCCCTCGTGGACGCGTACGAGATCCCCGTCTACGCCCACAAGGGCGAGGACAACCAGCGCTACTACCGGCACATCGAGGCCGTGCTCGCCACGCGCCCCCAGCTCACGATGGACGACGGCGCCGACCTCATCTCGCAGCTCCACGGCGCGCGGAAGGACCTCCTCGGGGACGTCCTCGGCGGCACCGAGGAGACGACGACGGGGGTGCTCCGCCTGCGCGCGATGGAGAGGGACCGCGTCCTCGCGTTCCCCGTCATCGCCGTCAACGACGCGGACACGAAGCACCTCTTCGACAACCGCTACGGCACGGGCCAGTCCACGATCGACGGCATCCTGCGCGCGACCAACCTCCTGCTCGCCGGGCGCACGCTCGTGGTCGCGGGCTACGGGATGTGCGGCCGCGGCGTCGCCGCGCGCGCCAAGGGGATGGGCGCCCACGTCGTCGTCACCGAGGTCGAGCCGCTGCGGGCGCTCGAGGCCGTCATGGACGGCTTCCCGGTGATGCCGATGACCCGGGCGGCGGAGGTGGGCGACGTGTTCGTGACCGTCACGGGCAACACGACGGTCATGTCGAGCGACCATTTCGGCCGGCTGAAGGACGGCGCGATCCTCGCCAACGCGGGGCACTTCAACGTCGAGATCGACCTGGCGACGCTGGCCGCGATGGCCCGCGGGACGCGGACCGTCCGCCCGTTCGTGGACGAGTACACGCTCCAGAACGGCCGCCGGATCTACGTGCTCGGCGAGGGGCGCCTCATCAACCTCGCCGCCGCCGAGGGCCACCCGGCCGCCGTGATGGACATGAGCTTCGCCAACCAGGCCCTCTCGGCGGAGTACATGGTCAAGCGCGGCCGGACGCTCGAGAAACGCGTCCACGGCGTCCCGCGCGAGATCGACCTCGAGATCGCGCGGCTCAAGCTCGCGGCGCTCGGCGTCGAGATCGACGAGCTCACGGGCGCGCAGCGCGACTATCTCACCTCCTGGACCCACGGCACGTAG